The window ATTCACTTTACTTTCCCACGAGCGTGGTACACGGGTATTTATTAAATAAAGATGAGCATTTGAAAAAGCACCAAGTAGCGAATTTATTTGATCATTAGTAAAATAACCGTTTGTGCCTAGTTGAATAATAACTGCTTTGTCCTGATCATTGAAATTACTGTAACTGGGTACCAATTTGACAGCTTGTGAAACTTGTCTCCCAATTTTCGCATCAATTGTAATGGTAGGGTATATTTTATGTAGGCTTGAAGCAATATCTATCATTACAGAATCTCCAATGGCTAATATGCCATTATAAGCTTCATTAGAAGGTTTTACACTTGGATTATTATTGTCCTTTTGGGGCGTTTCTTTATTCTGTTCGACGCTAGCTCCAGATCTTTCTCCATCATCCGGTGATTTCTCCTCTAATGTGGTGCTTTCTAGATTGTTAGCTAAGTCTTTACTACTAGAAGTCTGTTGCTCTCCATCTATTTTTACGTGTGTAGGATAAGACTCCTTTGAATCATTTGAATCCTTTTTTTCTTCACCAACAATCCCTGTGATTCCTATAAAGAACACGAGAAGAACTAGGGGTAAAAGCACCGTTGTTATTTTTCTACCAAAGGAAGCGCTTGTCCACTTTGTCAAATCAATTACTATATACTGCCGATAATATGATCGGAAACCACGTTTACGAATTGGCGTTTCAATAAAACGATAGGATAGTTCCGCAATCATCAATATAATGACCAGCTGCAAACCGACACGCCAGTATTCCGGGTCCCCTATCTCATGAACAGGAGTACCCAACACCATAATAGGATAATGCCAAAGATAAATCCCATAAGATCTTGACCCTATCCAGCAAAGGGGTTTCCAAGAGAGTAATTTCCCTAAAAAGCTAACTGGATGACAAACACAAGCTATCAATATAGCTGCATTTATACAAACAAGAAACATGCCTCCTCTGTATAAAAAACTTTGATATTCATCTACAAAGAACACACAAAGTATTAAGGTACCTAAAGCGATAAAACTTGTTATATTGAGTTTATTGACATGCTCAATAGAAAGTTTTTTGGACGTAAGTCTTTTCATTGGCCAAACTAGAGCTAGCCAACAGCCAATAAGTAATTCAAATGAACGAGTATCTGTCCCGTAATAAACGCGGCTGGGATCCATTCCTGGCTGATACAGTATACTCATTAACATCGCTGAACATAATGCACTGATAAAGATGAATATCGATAATTTGCTTTGCTTTTTAAATATAAATAACCCAACAGTCAATAAAACGGGCC of the Lysinibacillus fusiformis genome contains:
- a CDS encoding acyltransferase family protein; translation: MLGKILNHRYIPGLDGIRAIAVLSVIAYHFNFSWASGGFLGVDIFFVLSGYLITSTILPVKGTGITLSLGQFWIARIRRLLPAAYVMIIVTFVWVMLFNKELLSNLRGDTVSSIFYTSNWWFIYHKLSYFDSFGAPSPLKNLWSLAIEEQFYIIWPVLLTVGLFIFKKQSKLSIFIFISALCSAMLMSILYQPGMDPSRVYYGTDTRSFELLIGCWLALVWPMKRLTSKKLSIEHVNKLNITSFIALGTLILCVFFVDEYQSFLYRGGMFLVCINAAILIACVCHPVSFLGKLLSWKPLCWIGSRSYGIYLWHYPIMVLGTPVHEIGDPEYWRVGLQLVIILMIAELSYRFIETPIRKRGFRSYYRQYIVIDLTKWTSASFGRKITTVLLPLVLLVFFIGITGIVGEEKKDSNDSKESYPTHVKIDGEQQTSSSKDLANNLESTTLEEKSPDDGERSGASVEQNKETPQKDNNNPSVKPSNEAYNGILAIGDSVMIDIASSLHKIYPTITIDAKIGRQVSQAVKLVPSYSNFNDQDKAVIIQLGTNGYFTNDQINSLLGAFSNAHLYLINTRVPRSWESKVNNALSKIAQEHDNITLIDWHSVAIGHPEYFAADGVHLVPKGIETLTDLIKQTIINNTL